The Tribolium castaneum strain GA2 chromosome 3, icTriCast1.1, whole genome shotgun sequence sequence ttaccgattttataataattcgGAACAAGTTTTGGATTTATTCATCAATTTTTGGAAAGTATGGACATCTCGTGAAGAAAGACCAAACTACGCGGAGTAGTCTTCTACAGGTGTTTGTTTGTAATGAAAAACTAAATGGTGTTCCCATTGTAAGATGATGCTCagtgtttaaataaaacattgagAGGATTGGTTTTTAATGATTGATAACACCTTTTCTTTGTAAATGATTtatttccaaataaaatacacattaaatcaataaatgatctttaaaattaaattcctGCCGCAGGGTGCCATCAAAAATAGCTTCGGCCGAAACAACTTTAATCCTCGGATTCTGTTTCACAATCTTATTATATTTCCCCTTATTGTCCTCAGatgaaacaacaaataaattatcagAATCGGCTTTAACTAAACTTCTCAAACACTTGCCCCCACATGCCTCAATGGCGTCTAGAAAACAAACgacaatattattaaaatatagataaaaaaaatcctgaatTACAAACCCTTTAAGACATCTGCAGCATTATTCACGATGAGTTGGAATGAGTGGTTCtctaataatttctttttgcTACTGCGTTTTAACGACTCGCGTAATGAGAATTTCCATTTTTGCTCGGCTTCTTTATCTTGAAGAATATAATCCCAAGGGTCTACAAAAAGAATCCTGATGGTGAATGTCCAGCATATGTGAAAGCAACATACCGACAAATGCAGATGCTTTCCTGCATGCATACAACCACTGTGGTGAACAAATCGGTTTGCTCTGAGCAACAGCGCAAAGCAATTTTTGTGAACGTTTGACGGTTTCTGTGACCAGCACGGTGCAAGCGTCAACTGTTTCCACAACACTACCACCTTAAACCAAACACCAAAGTAAGTGTGCACAATAAAACTACACAACCATACCCAGTCGACGAATCAAGGTTTCCAACTCTGGATTGTCCATCATTGTAAACACTACTTTAGGCTTTAACTGCCTTTTGGATCTTAGAGGGCTTCCCCCTGGTGTTGTGGGCGTAGATGTTTCGAACgagttttgtttaattaaagttttattctTTTCTTCTTCCTCTCTCTTCAATCGTCTACTATTTGCACTTAAACGTCGCCCTCTCTTTGTTGGCTCTTGAACCGTTTGATCTTGACTGCTTGAATTTGACGAGACACTCACTACGTCGTCCTCTTTTTCTGCTGCTTTTAATCTCCTAGTAGTCATTTTTGAGGGTCCTGGGGTTTTTCTTGTAACAGCTTGTTCCTGATTACTTGACGACGATGAGATACTGACGACATCATCCTCTTTTTCAACTTTGCCTCTTCTAGTACTCATCCTTGAAGGTACTGCTTTTTCCTTCGTAACACGTTCTTCAGTTTTACGTTCTTTGTTATCAACAAGTGTTTGTTCTTGACTATTAGCCGACGAATTACTCACTGCATCATCCTCTTTTTCAACTTTACCTCTTCTAGTACTCATTCTCGAAGGTACTGCTTTTTCCTTCATAACACGTTCTTcagttttacgttttttgtTATCAACAACTGTTTGTTCTTGACTATTAGTCGACGAATTACTCACTACATCATCATCTTTATCAACTTTACCTCTTCTAGTACTCATTCTCGAAGGTACTGCTTTTTCCTTCGTAACACGTTCTTcagttttacgttttttgtTATCAACAACTGTTTGTTCTTGACTATTAGTCGACGCATTACTCACTACATCATCATCTTTAACTGCTTGCTCTTGACTATTAGAAGCCGAAGAATTACTAGTAACATCATCATCCAGTTGTGCCTTTATTTTCCTTGTCATTCTTGATGCTCCTGCTGGCTTCTTTATAGCAGATTCTTCACATTTCGGAATTTTGGGTTCAAAAGCGTCTTCTGAGTCATGCGTTCCTCTACGAACTCGTTTTCTTGGAGTACTTGTTGCGGGTTGAATTTCATTATTAAGAAATAAATCACTACTTTCCTTACTGTTGGTGGTTACTTTCTTTTTCATATTATTGGGTGTTTCTGTAAAGGCTTCTTCAGTTTTCCTCTTtcttgttgcaattttttgttcatcACTATTACTACCTTGAGATTCACTACTTTGATCTGTTTGTTTAAAAGTTGCAACTTTTCCTTTTCGAATCTTAGGAGTATTTCCTACAATATCGTCGTTGTCGACACTTTTAGCTTCCTCACTATTTGAatcttctgtttttttagacCTACCCcgtcttttattttctttgacaACATCGTCATTCGCTTTATTAGAAACGCTATTATTTTGccttaatatatttttactttcaTCGTCTTCTTTTGCGTTCTTTGCATCTTTAATTCTAGCTTTCACATCAGTGTTATCTAGAGAAGTACCTGCTTCTTTATTCGAAACCTTTTCATTATTCTCATCAAAATCTGGAGTATTCGAAACTTGGTTTCTTCTTCCTCTtttgatcgcaatagaatccTCATTACATTTGTTTTTATGTTCCTCTGCTTCATCAACTTTTGTTGACAAATCCTGTTTTCTTCTTCCTCTTTTTCGAATTTCCACACTGTTATCCTCTTTGCTTTGACATCCTTCTAAGACAGAAGATTTGATTTCTTCCACTTTCTTTTCTTCTGTTTGTTCTCCGATCGAAGACTTACTTCTCGTATAAGTTTTAACATTCTCTTTCCCTTTATTCACAATTTGTAAATCTTGTGTTTTCTTTTCCATTCCTTCTCCCAAAATTTCTTTGACTGCTTCGTCACTAAGAGGCTTCGGCCGTTGAAAACTCATACTAAACGTACTCCGTCTAGACAACTTCATCGGTTCCTCACAGATACTATCATCAATAACCTCATCATGTGATGTTTCCAAAACACTAACCAGCTGTTGAGTTGCCATCATACTTTGACTGGCAAATATTTCCGCCAACTGATCTTCAACTTTATTGAAATGTGCATTATCAGTGTCTCTATGTAAATCTTCAAGAGCTTGCGTCGGTTGTATAACGAAGCTATCGTCATCGTCCACTACTGATGTTTTTGAAGCTTGTTTCTTTGGCGATAAGCCCTCACTAAGCATACTCTCCAAAGCTTGAGTAGGTGGTAAAAACAGATCATCATCCTTTTGTTTCACAGATAAGGCGCTCGGAATCGCAAAAACGTCCTTAGGTGGTTCAGAAGTTTCACCCCCATGTAGCGACTCCAACGCTTGAGTAGGCGGAAGCATAATATCCTCTTCTAAGTTTTTAGAAGTTGAAGGCCGCTCAAGCGAATCTATATCTTTGTTATCGTGAGCGGAAGATTCCAAAGATTTGACAGACACTTCTGCACTTTTGCAAATTGTAGATGATTCTAAATCACTGTTTGCATTCTCAACTGTTTCATCTAACAATTCCAACGTCTGAGTGGCTTGAAGAAATATTTCGTCATCTTTCACAATATTGGACACTACTTGATCAGACACTGTATTTACTTCTATTTGTTGAGTAGACTGGATATACAAATCTTCAGTCTCTTGATTCTTTTCttcatcaaaattaaaattattttgttgaattGGCTCGTTTGCAACCTCCTGACTCTTTTGTTGATTCTGAATACTCTCTTCTTCGTCTGGACGTAGCTTTGAGTTAGGATCTTCTAGTTCTTCACCAAGATCGCTCACTGTAGCTTCACTATCTTTATCTTTAGTAAAAGCATAACTGCCCTTATCTAGTGGTAAATCAGCCATTTCTTCATTCTTcttcattatttcaaatgaatcTCGTTCCTTCTTAGATTCCTCTCCTGCTTCTTCTTCAATTACTGGAGCCACTTCTTCATTGTTTGTTACGTTAGAagaattttctttttcaacTAAGGGGAAATCCTCTGGATCGTCCAAATCATTTTGGAAAGCCCCAAAATCATTCATTTGATGCCCAGTAGTTCCTTGGTCCAAAACGTTCCCATCATCTTCCTTGTTCTCTGATGAACCCTCAAGCCTTGATTCTTCATTTACCTTCACATTTTCTTGCACAGATTCATTAACCGACGAGGCTAAATCGTCCATAGCAGAGTTATCCTTTAAATTCGGATTTATATTCTCCACATTATCTTCAATCTCAGTTTCAGAATCATCGCTTATAACATATTTTGATGCACTTAGATTTGGTTTATATTCTTCCGTATCTGAATCAGATTCAATTGCAATGCGAGCCCCCTTCTTGACTCGAGGTACAGTCGATTCATCTGACTCTACCGAGTGAACCTGTGAAGACGGTTCTGAACCAGATGCAATTGTATTAGGAATTCCCTCCACAACTGGACGTATAGTCGATTCATCGTCTGAGTGATCAGAATTCAATTTACCCTGATTTTGTGATTCTGTTGATTTTTGCATTGTCATAAAATCAATAGAATCATTACTGTCTTCACCGACATCGTCAAAATTATGAACCTGGGTAGGCATATCGTTAATACTGATTGTCCTCGGTTCAAAAATTTGAGTCGgcatttcgttaaaattaaTTCCTTCTGGGAGGCTTGGCTCCTCCACTGCCTGAGTATTTGCAACATAAAAATGTTCACTAAAATCCTGTGACTCGTCATGATTATTTGTGATGTGCTTTCCAGCCTCGAGCTTCTTATATGTGCAAAAAACATCCCCGAACTTGATTGAGGcaccattttttaaaggaTACAATTTCAAATGACCTAATTTCGTATTGTCCAAAAACGTACCATTTACTGATTTCAAATCGCTGATGTAATGTGTGTTTGCATCGATTACGGTAATGATACCATGTTGTTTACTAACAttctaaaaaatcaataattagaGGTTAAGAAATTTACAAATGCGTAGTTGTTTTACCGGGTTTTTTATGTTGATAACGGCCTCCGGGTTCCTCCCAATGGTGTTAAGCCCCTCAAATACTGGATAAATTCGATTATTTAGCATCAAACAACCGCGCTATAACGTAAAAACATGTAAACATGACAACATTAAGGTTAAGTCTCACCgcattgttatctttttcccCTGCATCCATTATGACTTGTAAATAGCCTTAATAGTATTATAGAAATATATAAAACACACAACTTTACAATATTCTTACTGTTTGTgtgaaaaaagtttaaaaacttacattttcaCACTCATTTTGATTTGCCAGTTTGACAGCTTTGACTCGGAATCGGGAGTCCAAATTAACCAATGCCCAGGtagatttgataaaaaaaaatgataaaaggGCCATCTTAGTAgtattttaagcatttttagattattaataattattaggttagtaaaaaactgatatttttaaacaattgtgGGTATACAACTTTATATACACCAATTTTGTGGTTGGTGAGGCCACCAGTAATACACATCCATAACCGGTTGCCTCCGTATCCTGCAATATTTCATCGACTAGTGGAAAAAGAAAAGCAAAGCTCCTGAAACGTGTAGCAGCTGCAGGTGCATCCGCCTCGGACATATTTATCGCGGGCATAAACCACACGGTGATGGCAGAGCTGTCTTTGCACAAAACAACCTGCAGATATGAGAGCGAagaagcgaaattaaaataaattgagttCGTTTCAGGAGTTTTTTTCAGCACGAAACGTGGACTACCCCGCTGCGCCCGAGTCTGGTAAACGTGACTATGCATCGTTCATCTCgcatagttttttatttttataacacgTTGCGATTACAGCCTTGAACAGAGGGTGGGCCCGAGATGAAAATCTTCACATAAATCTCATTAGCGGCGTTCGcggtttttaagtaaaattccTGCCAAATTATGGGCATAATACGGTGTAATTGGTCGGATGAGTGTCGCTGGCTTTGTGTGCggtctcatgaaaagttcaaTAACAtcaaaaagacataaaaattaatggcAGAAACCCCATCGGCCATAATAACTTCGCGTTTCATTAGATGGGTAAGGTCGGCACTGATAAACCTGCGGGTCACACCTAGGACTCCGCGAACTCCATTTATTGGAACAGTTAGTTGGGGTAATCAGTGCTGGGTGTCGATGCTCGTATATGGGTATGGAAAAAGGGACTGTAATTGGCAGACATGGCTCTCGGTTACTAAACATGACCTTTACGGTAAATTAAATGAGGTatcattttataatttcacttGCGCGCGGTAACACCATTTATTAAAGCAATATTGCACTATAACTTCTCTTATTACCGGCGAGGAAAATGTTTTACATTCCATTAACCATGCATTTTGTTACATCGTTAAGTGTGCGATAATTGATGACGGTCACTGCTACCTCTAGGTTTTTCCTACATCAGTGAAACTGTATCGGTTTCACTTTTAATCGATTATTCGTCACGCTGATAGTAGCAACACAAATTAGTTTGGATAATTGCTTTGTGCCAGTTCTGCAGTACTACCGATTGCCTCATCAATATTTATTTCGATACTATCTTAATGAGATTTTCGCGGCCACTGTTGCTCTTATTTTGCCcaaattgtaattttgtacAACAAATATGGAAACTTGCCGCTaatcaaaatcattattttgcccaatttttaatattcattttTGGGATATTAGGCAACGACTAAATTCGCTTAATTCCCGACCTTGCTGAGAGAAAGTTCCGACCAAAATAAACGCACATCAGCCTTAACTGTTTCCTTCCTCTGTTTCTCTTGCtgaaaattcgcataaaaattgattaattgCACCGTTGAAGGTTTTGTTTTGTCTTCAAGCAATCGCGACATTAGCAAGGCAAAAACTGCAATTTATAGGACTGTTCTTTGATTTGTCCTTGCAAcgatattattaattaaaacttgacACCATAGAAAGTAACCGACTTAAAAGGAGTGGTAACGTGTACGTAGTActtatttaattgtaattatctagcgtttatttttaattactgaCGATATTTGGGAAGTGCCGATGATGGCTTTTCCGGTTTAGATGGAAGGTTTTTGAAAGTTTGTCATAAACGGAATGACGTGAAAGCTCTGAGAACTGTATCAAAAATGGCTACAAGTACTGATTATGAATGGAAAACAGTCCAGTCGACAATTATGAAGAAAGCTGCCTAGCTATCACATAAAAAGCAGAAAGTAggaaagcaaaaaatataaaaataattacaggaCCTAAGGCCATTTTTACAGATAATTACCAATTATCTACTAGTTGTGGGTTTATTTGTCCACAAACTGTAGCCTAATTTTACGAGAAAAATATGTATCTAGTTTTGAGCAGACTCATTACGTTCAAGATCGCTTGAACTAATAGAGCAACCTTGACAATGTTtatattttgctaaataaaataGACAGACTGAgtcaaaagtaaaagtaaatcgtatctttgttataaatttttttttcaaaaacttccCACAcagatgaattttatttttcaaaatgctacATTTGGCACCAAAGCTACGTTCATGACGTTATTgatttttgagtaataacgtcgtttttttaaacgacaatcaacattttttct is a genomic window containing:
- the LOC103313737 gene encoding uncharacterized protein LOC103313737; this translates as MDAGEKDNNARGCLMLNNRIYPVFEGLNTIGRNPEAVINIKNPNVSKQHGIITVIDANTHYISDLKSVNGTFLDNTKLGHLKLYPLKNGASIKFGDVFCTYKKLEAGKHITNNHDESQDFSEHFYVANTQAVEEPSLPEGINFNEMPTQIFEPRTISINDMPTQVHNFDDVGEDSNDSIDFMTMQKSTESQNQGKLNSDHSDDESTIRPVVEGIPNTIASGSEPSSQVHSVESDESTVPRVKKGARIAIESDSDTEEYKPNLSASKYVISDDSETEIEDNVENINPNLKDNSAMDDLASSVNESVQENVKVNEESRLEGSSENKEDDGNVLDQGTTGHQMNDFGAFQNDLDDPEDFPLVEKENSSNVTNNEEVAPVIEEEAGEESKKERDSFEIMKKNEEMADLPLDKGSYAFTKDKDSEATVSDLGEELEDPNSKLRPDEEESIQNQQKSQEVANEPIQQNNFNFDEEKNQETEDLYIQSTQQIEVNTVSDQVVSNIVKDDEIFLQATQTLELLDETVENANSDLESSTICKSAEVSVKSLESSAHDNKDIDSLERPSTSKNLEEDIMLPPTQALESLHGGETSEPPKDVFAIPSALSVKQKDDDLFLPPTQALESMLSEGLSPKKQASKTSVVDDDDSFVIQPTQALEDLHRDTDNAHFNKVEDQLAEIFASQSMMATQQLVSVLETSHDEVIDDSICEEPMKLSRRSTFSMSFQRPKPLSDEAVKEILGEGMEKKTQDLQIVNKGKENVKTYTRSKSSIGEQTEEKKVEEIKSSVLEGCQSKEDNSVEIRKRGRRKQDLSTKVDEAEEHKNKCNEDSIAIKRGRRNQVSNTPDFDENNEKVSNKEAGTSLDNTDVKARIKDAKNAKEDDESKNILRQNNSVSNKANDDVVKENKRRGRSKKTEDSNSEEAKSVDNDDIVGNTPKIRKGKVATFKQTDQSSESQGSNSDEQKIATRKRKTEEAFTETPNNMKKKVTTNSKESSDLFLNNEIQPATSTPRKRVRRGTHDSEDAFEPKIPKCEESAIKKPAGASRMTRKIKAQLDDDVTSNSSASNSQEQAVKDDDVVSNASTNSQEQTVVDNKKRKTEERVTKEKAVPSRMSTRRGKVDKDDDVVSNSSTNSQEQTVVDNKKRKTEERVMKEKAVPSRMSTRRGKVEKEDDAVSNSSANSQEQTLVDNKERKTEERVTKEKAVPSRMSTRRGKVEKEDDVVSISSSSSNQEQAVTRKTPGPSKMTTRRLKAAEKEDDVVSVSSNSSSQDQTVQEPTKRGRRLSANSRRLKREEEEKNKTLIKQNSFETSTPTTPGGSPLRSKRQLKPKVVFTMMDNPELETLIRRLGGSVVETVDACTVLVTETVKRSQKLLCAVAQSKPICSPQWLYACRKASAFVDPWDYILQDKEAEQKWKFSLRESLKRSSKKKLLENHSFQLIVNNAADVLKDAIEACGGKCLRSLVKADSDNLFVVSSEDNKGKYNKIVKQNPRIKVVSAEAIFDGTLRQEFNFKDHLLI